A window of the Oncorhynchus kisutch isolate 150728-3 linkage group LG12, Okis_V2, whole genome shotgun sequence genome harbors these coding sequences:
- the LOC116376496 gene encoding myosin-6-like: MQTVSSQFRENLHKLMTNLRSTHPHFVRCLIPNESKTPGLMENFLVIHQLSCNGVLEGIRICRKGFPSRIIYADFKQRDSVFTIQYNIRSFMNVKTWPWMKLYFKIKPLLQSAETEKELANMKENYEKMTSDLAKALAKKKELEEKMVAMVQEKNDLALQVASDSENLNDAEERCEGLIKSKIQLEAKLKETTERLEDEEEMNAELTAKKRKLEDECSELKKDIDDLELTLAKVEKEKHATENKVKNLTEEMASMDESVAKLTKEKKALQEAHQQTLDDLQAEEDKVNTLTKAKTKLEQQVGDLEGSLEQEKKLRMDLERAKRKLEGDLKLAQESIMDLENDKQQSDEKIKKKEFETTQLLSKIEDEQSLGAQLQKKIKELQVQYRI, translated from the exons ATGCAGACTGTGTCCTCCCAGTTCAGG GAGAACTTACATAAGCTGATGACCAACTTGAGGAGCACTCATCCTCACTTTGTCCGCTGCCTGATCCCCAACGAGTCAAAGACTCCAG GTCTGATGGAGAACTTCCTGGTTATCCACCAGCTCAGTTGTAATGGTGTTCTGGAGGGGATCAGGATCTGCAGGAAGGGCTTCCCCAGTAGAATCATCTATGCTGACTTCAAGCAGag AGATTCTGTCTTCACCATCCAGTACAACATCCGTTCATTCATGAATGTGAAAACCTGGCCATGGATGAAGTTGTACTTCAAGATCAAGCCCCTGCTGCAGAGCGCTGAGACTGAGAAGGAGCTGGCCAACATGAAGGAGAACTATGAGAAGATGACTTCGGACTTGGCCAAGGCTCTGGCCAAGAAGAAGGAGTTGGAGGAGAAGATGGTGGCCATGGTGCAGGAGAAGAATGACCTGGCGCTTCAAGTCGCATCT GATTCAGAGAATCTGAACGATGCTGAGGAAAGGTGTGAGGGGCTCATCAAGAGCAAGATCCAGCTGGAGGCCAAACTCAAAGAGACGACTGAGAggctggaggatgaggaggagatgaaTGCTGAGTTGACTGCCAAGAAGAGGAAGCTGGAGGACGAATGCTCTGAGCTGAAGAAGGACATTGATGACCTGGAGCTCACCTTGGCCAaagtggagaaggagaagcaCGCCACTGAAAACAAG GTTAAAaacctgacagaggagatggcGTCTATGGATGAGAGTGTTGCCAAGCTGACCAAGGAGAAGAAAGCCCTCCAAGAGGCCCACCAGCAGACACTGGACgacctgcaggcagaggaggacaAAGTCAACACTCTGACCAAGGCCAAGACCAAGCTGGAACAGCAAGTGGGCGAC CTTGAGGGTTCTCTGGAGCAAGAGAAGAAGCTCCGTATGGACCTTGAGAGAGCCAAGAGAAAGCTGGAGGGAGATCTGAAACTGGCCCAGGAGTCCATAATGGACCTGGAGAATGACAAGCAGCAGTCTGATGAGAAAATCAAGAA GAAGGAGTTTGAGACCACCCAGCTCCTCAGCAAGATAGAGGATGAGCAGTCTCTGGGAGCTCAGCTGCAGAAGAAGATCAAGGAACTGCAGGTACAGTACAGGATCTAA